One window of the Leishmania panamensis strain MHOM/PA/94/PSC-1 chromosome 12 sequence genome contains the following:
- a CDS encoding CCR4-NOT transcription complex subunit 2, putative (TriTrypDB/GeneDB-style sysID: LpmP.12.0360), with amino-acid sequence MTNRFNPHQHPMQQPGEGNQAQSFFYHPASAQQQQQVYQGYPQGFPPLHLMAPQQQVQFLQTLNEAQRRQALQQQQQQHQEMKNRAAGVLSQQQQQQQQQHPGFTRLSAAELLLLQQQQQQQQQNQERELRQRLGFPEGALLANYGGNTNNATAANNFLANITLAQMRQQQQQQQQQYQQQLSQLQSQQQQQQQQQSTQQQQQQQLAALMATSKTGAGAAAPAVGMGGTSAMMLLPSAAGPHLDPAIAAASPAMQQQQQQQPGSTAVSGISSTAPAAATSGAPPATGPAPGATGPAAAVAAAATATGKGKIEVEDEYGLKQLVKVVQPPLPMSATPYVPSPDEPTDPASGRPISQQEADELNFTFITRGVDITQIGLSVTEEGWLHTTLATLPLDSYEHYILPEFKIPDSYKKPRPKSLSMKSFHQFKEETLFYIFYSMPRDVLHLAAARALYERGWRYNKRAQHWLHPVKAEDGSLMEKTTAGMDGEKIFTGTYTVFQPNEWKQVRTQPNHVIAAADIEEQSALVAAMEEAARQQSQRARAKAAHGAGGGGGAATAGSNSNNGSMANNSPPSAGA; translated from the coding sequence ATGACGAACCGCTTCAACCCGCATCAGCACCCAATGCAACAGCCCGGTGAGGGCAACCAGGCGCAGTCCTTCTTCTACCACCCCGCaagtgcgcagcagcagcagcaggtttACCAGGGATATCCTCAAGGCTTcccaccgctgcacctcatggcaccgcagcagcaagtgCAGTTCTTGCAGACCCTCAATGAAGCACAGCGTCGCCAAGCActacaacaacagcagcagcagcaccaggagATGAAGAACCGTGCTGCCGGTGTCCtttcgcagcagcagcagcagcagcaacagcagcaccctgGCTTTACTCGCCTGTcagctgctgagctgctactcctccagcagcaacagcagcagcaacagcaaaatCAAGAGCGGGAGCTGAGGCAGCGGCTTGGTTTCCCGGAAGGCGCATTGCTGGCCAACTACGGTGGAAACACGAACAACGCGACAGCTGCAAACAACTTCCTCGCAAACATCACACTAGCCCAgatgcgccagcagcagcagcagcagcagcagcagtatcAGCAGCAACTCTCCCAGCTACAAtcccaacaacaacaacaacagcagcagcagagtacgcagcaacaacagcagcagcagttggcTGCGCTGATGGCGACCAGTAAGACcggtgcaggcgctgcggcacccgCTGTTGGTATGGGTGGCACCAGTGCGATGATGCTGCTCCCCAGCGCTGCCGGACCCCACCTTGACCCCGCgattgctgctgcgtccccagcaatgcagcagcagcagcagcagcagcctggGTCCACCGCTGTCTCCGGTATCTCCAGCACggcccccgccgccgccacgtcggGGGCACCACCTGCTACAGGCCCCGCCCCCGGCGCCACTGGaccggctgccgctgttgcggcagccgcgacgGCCACTGGAAAAGGCAAGATAGAGGTGGAAGATGAGTACGGCTTGAAGCAGCtggtgaaggtggtgcagccaccactgcccaTGTCCGCCACGCCGTACGTTCCGTCCCCAGATGAGCCGACAGACCCGGCGTCTGGGAGGCCGATCAGCCAGCAGGAGGCCGACGAGCTCAATTTCACTTTCATTACCCGTGGCGTCGATATCACCCAGATCGGTCTCTCGGTcacggaggaggggtggcTGCACACGACCCTCGCCACCCTGCCGCTCGACTCGTACGAGCACTATATTCTGCCCGAGTTCAAGATCCCGGACAGCTACAAGAAGCCGCGGCCCAAGTCACTCTCGATGAAGTCGTTCCATCAGTTCAAGGAGGAGACGCTCTTCTACATCTTCTACAGCATGCCACGTGATGTGCTGCACCTTGCCGCGGCCCGTGCGCTCTACGAGCGTGGCTGGCGGTACAACAAGCGTGCTCAGCACTGGCTACATCCAGTGAAGGCAGAAGACGGCTCTCTCATGGAGAAGACCACAGCAGGGATGGACGGAGAGAAGATCTTCACCGGCACGTACACCGTCTTTCAGCCAAACGAGTGGAAGCAAGTGCGCACGCAGCCGAACCACGTCATCGCGGCAGCCGATATCGAGGAGCAGAGTGCGCTGGTGGCTGCTATGGAGGAAGCCGCGCGacagcagtcgcagcgcgcgcgcgccaaAGCGGCGCacggtgccggcggcggtggcggcgctgccaccgccggctcGAACAGTAACAACGGTAGCATGGCAAACAACAGCCCGCCTTCGGCGGGCGCATGA